Below is a window of Rhodamnia argentea isolate NSW1041297 chromosome 11, ASM2092103v1, whole genome shotgun sequence DNA.
AGCCCTCTTCGCAGCAGGAGACTTGATGGACTTGGGCTGCTTCGGCTTTGCTGCCGCGGCCTTCTTCACCGGCTTCTTCGCAGCCTTCTTCACTGGCTTGGTCGCCTCCGACTTCCTCGTCCGCTTGGCCCTCGGAACAGGAGCCATCTCCTTCGGCTTCTTGGCGGCCGCCTCCGTCTTCTTCGGAGGCTTCGACGAGGGCTTGGCGCTCTCCTTCTTGCCCGTCTCGGAGAGCTTGTACGAGGCCTTGACCTTGATCAGCTTCCCCTTGGAGGCAGAGTTCTTCAGCTGGAGCGCTAGAATCTTCCTGAAGTTGGAGGGAAGCACGGCCTTGTGCTTGTCCTCCATGTACTTGGCGATCGCGTACGGGCTCGACCCGCTCTTCTCGTCCAGCGCCAGGATCGCCTCCTTGATCATCTGTTCCAAATAGAAACCAGTATCCGTCACATCACGTCCACAGCATCGGTCAATTGAACGCTCTGCCGATACTAGTCGATGTATCGCGCGAAGCTAAGATCGATCAAAAATCAGTACCTGGAAGTAGGGAGGATGCGAGGCGGTCTTCGGCGGCCTcggcttcttctctctcggagCCCGAGGCTTCTTCTCCTTCACCGGCTTCTTCGCTTCCTCCTCCTGCTCCACCTCCTTCGGCTTCTCGTCCTCCGTCGCCGGCGCCGGAGCCTCCGCCGGCGGCTGCTCGACGGCCGGTGCTTCGCCTTCTGCGGTGGTCGACATGGACTCGCAAGTAGCAGCAGTAGCAACACTAGAAACTTCGAAAAGGTTTTGTTTGTGCAAAGAAACACGATGACGACACTCGAAATGGCCTCCGCGCTATTTATACCGAAGGAAGGATCTCTGACGAAATCGAATGTGGATTCTGATTGGTCCGTCTCAGCTGCCCGGGGATCGCCAGGCGGGAGGAGGACATATCTGGGCCGAACACGTGGTGTAGGATCGGACGGTCGCTTCCGGTTCTCGCCCCCACGGGAATTTTCGAGCGTTCGGGGGTGGGGCTGGCGACTGCGGAAAAAGAAGGGGATAGGATTTCTTCGGCCGTGGACGTGGGAGATTGGCCTTTGTGAAGAAGAGAGGGATGTTGTGTTTTCTTGCTGGCTTTGGGGCCAAATTCGACTGCTTCTGCTTCAATTCTTGGGACGAAATTCACATGGGATTGAAGCCGAGAAAGTGTAGGtttcaatgtgatttgaatgatcGGAAATGGCTGGGGTTTGGGTCCTGCGTGAAGGTGCGAAATGAGAACGGTCGCTtcggctgcattttctttttcgttcgTGCCTTTGTTCATTGTAAAAGTTACGTCAGGCTCTAATAAAAACCTACATGTAATTATACCGATATGCAAATACCCAATGAAGTTAAATACATCCCCGTAATAATTGAAACTTCCTTGTACTTTTTTATTGAGGTAAAAATG
It encodes the following:
- the LOC115736426 gene encoding histone H1 codes for the protein MSTTAEGEAPAVEQPPAEAPAPATEDEKPKEVEQEEEAKKPVKEKKPRAPREKKPRPPKTASHPPYFQMIKEAILALDEKSGSSPYAIAKYMEDKHKAVLPSNFRKILALQLKNSASKGKLIKVKASYKLSETGKKESAKPSSKPPKKTEAAAKKPKEMAPVPRAKRTRKSEATKPVKKAAKKPVKKAAAAKPKQPKSIKSPAAKRAKKVAAA